CGCAAGACGCGGTCCCACTCCGTTGACGGTGGTGAGATGCAAAAACATCTCCTTTTCCTCCCCCGTACGGAAGCCGAAGAGCTGCAAGGCATCTTCACGAACATGGGTATGAATATTCATGGAAACGGTTTTCCCCAATTCGGGAAGATCGTAGAAAGTACTCAGGGGCACCTGCACCACATACCCCACTCCCTGTACATCGATGATGATATACTCCGGAGATTTGTATCGCAGTTTGCCTTCCAGATAACCGATCATAGAGTCCCCGGAAGCTTCCAGCGCACCCTGGAAGCATGAGTGTTGAGGTGGCAGACGGCCACCGCAAGGGCATCCGCGGCGTTGGATTCCAGAAGCTCACGCAACCCGAAAAGATACCCGATCATCTCCCCCACCTGGTCTTTTCCCGCCTTGCCGTATCCTACAACCGCCTGCTTGATTTGAAGCGCGCTGTATTCGTAGACGGGCAGGCCGACATTGACTCCCGCCAGAATGGCGGCGCCACGGGCCTGTCCCAGGCGCAGGGCGCTCTTCACGTTCTTGGCGAAAAACACATCCTCGATGGCCATGCAATGAGGCTGAACGTCCTGGATGATCGAAGAGAGCCGATCGTAGATCACTTTCAGACGTTCCGGAAATGGGAGCTTCGGGGGGATGCGAATCGTCCCGTTCTGAAC
This region of Desulforhabdus amnigena genomic DNA includes:
- the ruvC gene encoding crossover junction endodeoxyribonuclease RuvC, with the protein product MVRAIGIDPGSRFTGYGIVEGDGNRLRHVQNGTIRIPPKLPFPERLKVIYDRLSSIIQDVQPHCMAIEDVFFAKNVKSALRLGQARGAAILAGVNVGLPVYEYSALQIKQAVVGYGKAGKDQVGEMIGYLFGLRELLESNAADALAVAVCHLNTHASRVRWKLPGTL